The following are encoded together in the Streptomyces rapamycinicus NRRL 5491 genome:
- a CDS encoding MarR family winged helix-turn-helix transcriptional regulator, whose product MPTQSDMTTQLDTGVLDALQHQVAVFARRAEQTRLGGVGQARNSMDRAAYLLLNRLDQEGPMGVKALAGSMGIDSSTVTRQVAPLVDSGMVKRTSHPEDGRAVVLQLSPRGKARLEEVRSSRRDLMSRVTGDWTAEERDLFCDLLTRFNAALSAAHATVPQAAPAT is encoded by the coding sequence ATGCCCACCCAATCGGACATGACGACTCAACTCGACACCGGCGTACTGGACGCGCTCCAGCATCAGGTCGCCGTCTTCGCCCGCCGTGCGGAACAGACCCGGCTCGGCGGCGTCGGCCAGGCCCGCAATTCCATGGACCGAGCCGCGTATCTGCTGCTCAACCGGCTCGACCAGGAAGGCCCAATGGGGGTCAAGGCGCTCGCGGGGAGCATGGGCATCGACTCGTCCACCGTGACCCGCCAGGTCGCCCCGCTGGTCGACTCCGGCATGGTCAAGCGCACCTCGCACCCCGAGGACGGCCGCGCGGTCGTGCTGCAGCTCTCCCCGCGCGGCAAGGCCCGCCTGGAGGAAGTGCGTTCGTCACGGCGCGATCTGATGTCCCGCGTGACCGGGGACTGGACGGCGGAGGAGCGCGATCTCTTCTGCGACCTCCTGACCCGCTTCAACGCCGCCCTCTCCGCCGCGCACGCCACGGTGCCCCAGGCGGCGCCCGCCACCTGA
- a CDS encoding sigma factor-like helix-turn-helix DNA-binding protein — MVRERRAARDGRRAREFEAFVAGAGGRLLHAATLLTGEPTGDTEAAERLLTAALARTYARWDRLRGEDPYDHTRRTLAALFAHRGHRYRRPRGGTLARLTPQERLVLVLRLYEGVAEEQTAAALGLPVERVRAICTRAVTAMRSAAARRGTTGTRPSAGTVPSGGTPSSAGPTGPTSPTGSRAATRATEAGADAGAGAEAGAGAAP, encoded by the coding sequence GTGGTGCGAGAGCGGCGGGCAGCACGGGATGGCCGCCGGGCCCGGGAGTTCGAGGCATTCGTCGCGGGCGCGGGTGGCCGACTGCTGCATGCGGCCACGCTGCTCACGGGGGAGCCGACGGGGGACACCGAAGCCGCCGAGCGCCTGCTGACCGCCGCGCTCGCGCGCACGTACGCCCGCTGGGACCGGCTGCGCGGCGAGGATCCGTACGACCACACCCGCCGGACGCTGGCCGCCCTCTTCGCCCACCGGGGCCACCGCTACCGCCGCCCGCGCGGCGGCACCCTGGCCCGGCTCACCCCGCAGGAGCGGCTGGTGCTGGTGCTGCGGCTGTACGAGGGGGTCGCGGAGGAGCAGACGGCGGCGGCGCTCGGGCTCCCGGTCGAGCGGGTCCGGGCGATCTGCACCCGCGCGGTCACGGCGATGCGCAGCGCGGCGGCCCGGCGCGGCACGACTGGAACGCGACCGTCCGCCGGAACGGTACCCTCCGGCGGAACGCCATCGTCCGCCGGCCCCACCGGCCCCACCAGCCCCACCGGCAGCCGGGCGGCCACCCGCGCGACGGAGGCCGGAGCCGACGCCGGGGCAGGAGCCGAAGCGGGGGCCGGGGCCGCCCCATGA
- the ilvA gene encoding threonine ammonia-lyase, whose product MAARHGDEDGPGSGPGPASHLTSPAPASAPAPASPSLSASAGSVSGGSASGGPEATITLDDVRSAQKTLSGVSRLTALEGSRYLSGLVGAPVHFKCENLQRTGSFKLRGGYVRIAGLSPEERAAGVVAASAGNHAQGVALAASLLGVRSTVFMPEGAPLPKIAATRDYGAEVRLYGQIVDETMRAAKEYAERTGAVFIHPFDHPDIVAGQGTVGLEILEQCPEVRTVVVGIGGGGLAAGIAVAVKALRPDVRVVGVQAEGAAAYPPSLAAGRPVTIDAPVTMADGIKVGRPGDVPFQIIENLVDEVRTVTEDELSSALLLCLERAKLVVEPAGASPVAALLSAPESFEGPVVAVLSGGNVDPLLMQRILRHGMAAAGRYLSLRLRLTDRPGALATLLGVLSTLDANVLDVSHVRTNPRLGLSEAEVELHLETKGPEHCDDVREALRGAGYTVMA is encoded by the coding sequence ATGGCTGCACGACACGGCGACGAGGACGGGCCCGGCTCCGGGCCCGGCCCGGCCTCGCACCTCACCTCTCCCGCCCCTGCGTCCGCCCCGGCCCCCGCGTCCCCGTCCCTGTCCGCGTCCGCGGGTTCCGTATCCGGAGGTTCCGCCTCCGGGGGGCCCGAGGCGACGATCACCCTCGACGACGTCCGCAGCGCGCAGAAGACGCTCTCGGGGGTCTCCCGGCTCACCGCGCTGGAGGGCAGCCGCTATCTGTCCGGGCTGGTCGGCGCGCCGGTCCACTTCAAGTGCGAGAACCTGCAGCGCACCGGGTCGTTCAAGCTGCGCGGCGGCTATGTGCGGATCGCGGGGCTCAGCCCCGAGGAGCGGGCGGCCGGGGTGGTCGCGGCGAGCGCCGGGAACCATGCGCAGGGCGTCGCCCTCGCGGCCTCGCTGCTGGGGGTGCGCTCGACGGTCTTCATGCCCGAGGGCGCACCCCTGCCGAAGATCGCGGCCACCCGGGACTACGGCGCCGAGGTGCGGCTGTACGGCCAGATCGTGGACGAGACGATGCGGGCGGCGAAGGAGTACGCCGAGCGCACGGGCGCGGTCTTCATCCACCCCTTCGACCACCCGGACATCGTCGCCGGGCAGGGCACGGTGGGGCTGGAGATCCTGGAGCAGTGCCCCGAGGTGCGCACCGTCGTGGTGGGCATCGGCGGGGGCGGGCTGGCCGCCGGGATCGCGGTGGCGGTGAAGGCGCTGCGGCCGGATGTGCGGGTGGTGGGGGTGCAGGCGGAGGGCGCCGCGGCGTATCCGCCGTCGCTGGCGGCCGGGCGGCCGGTGACGATCGACGCGCCCGTGACGATGGCGGACGGCATCAAGGTGGGGCGGCCGGGCGATGTGCCGTTCCAGATCATCGAGAACCTCGTCGACGAGGTCCGTACGGTCACCGAGGACGAGCTGTCCAGCGCGCTGCTGCTCTGCCTGGAGCGGGCGAAGCTGGTGGTGGAGCCCGCGGGCGCGAGCCCGGTGGCCGCGCTGCTGTCGGCGCCGGAGTCCTTCGAGGGCCCGGTGGTCGCGGTGCTCTCGGGCGGCAACGTCGATCCACTGCTGATGCAGCGCATCCTGCGGCACGGCATGGCCGCGGCGGGGCGCTATCTGTCGCTGCGGCTGCGGCTCACCGACCGGCCGGGGGCGCTGGCCACGCTGCTGGGGGTGCTGTCGACGCTGGATGCCAATGTGCTCGACGTCAGCCATGTCCGCACCAACCCGCGGCTCGGGCTGAGCGAGGCCGAGGTGGAGCTGCACCTGGAGACGAAGGGGCCGGAGCACTGCGACGACGTCCGGGAGGCGCTGCGCGGCGCCGGGTACACGGTGATGGCCTGA
- a CDS encoding ABC transporter permease: protein MSTMNDSLVIARRNLIRMTRIPEMVLFGLVQPVMFVVLFTYVFGGSMKIGNSTDPDVYKNFLMAGIFAQTVTFATAGAGAGIAEDMHKGLIDRFRSLPMARGAVLTGRTFADLVQTTLTLVVLAVVALIVGWRPGSADSTNIGKILGGFGLLLLLGYAFTWIGALIGLSVRTPEAATSGGLIWLFPVTFISNAFVDSSQMTPWLRHIAEWNPFSATVQACRQLFGDPGLSQSGAWPMQHPVWASLIYSALIIVVFRTLAVRKYRSATA from the coding sequence ATGAGCACGATGAACGACTCCCTGGTCATCGCCCGGCGGAATCTGATCAGGATGACCAGAATTCCGGAAATGGTCCTCTTTGGGCTGGTTCAGCCGGTGATGTTCGTGGTTCTCTTCACGTACGTCTTCGGCGGCTCGATGAAGATCGGCAACAGCACCGACCCGGACGTCTACAAGAACTTCCTGATGGCCGGGATCTTCGCGCAGACCGTGACCTTCGCCACCGCGGGCGCGGGCGCCGGGATCGCGGAAGACATGCACAAGGGGCTGATCGACCGGTTCCGCTCGCTGCCGATGGCCCGGGGCGCGGTGCTCACCGGCCGGACCTTCGCCGATCTGGTGCAGACGACGCTCACCCTGGTGGTGCTGGCCGTCGTCGCGCTGATCGTGGGCTGGCGCCCCGGTTCCGCGGACTCGACCAACATCGGGAAGATCCTGGGTGGCTTCGGCCTGCTGCTTCTTCTGGGGTACGCCTTCACCTGGATCGGGGCGCTGATCGGGCTGTCCGTCCGCACCCCGGAGGCGGCGACCTCCGGCGGTCTGATCTGGCTGTTCCCGGTCACGTTCATCTCGAACGCCTTCGTGGACTCCAGCCAGATGACCCCGTGGCTGCGGCACATCGCCGAATGGAACCCGTTCAGCGCCACCGTGCAGGCGTGCCGTCAGCTCTTCGGCGACCCCGGTCTGTCCCAGTCCGGCGCCTGGCCGATGCAGCATCCGGTCTGGGCGTCGCTGATCTACTCGGCCCTGATCATCGTGGTCTTCCGGACGCTGGCGGTGCGCAAGTACCGCTCGGCGACCGCCTGA
- a CDS encoding ATP-binding cassette domain-containing protein: protein MPGAIHAEGLVKTFGDVKALDGVDLDVPEGTVLGLLGPNGAGKTTAVRVLTTLLRPDSGTAVVAGVDVLKNPNEVRRSIGLSGQFAAVDEYLTGRENLQMAGQLYQMGAREAKARASELLERFGLADAADRTAKTYSGGMRRRLDLAAALVVSPPVMFMDEPTTGLDPRNRQALWEVIQELVAGGTTLLLTTQYLEEADHLAHDICVIDRGRVIARGTSDQLKARTGGERVEVVVHEREDISAAEEVLRVLGKGETTVQEHTRKVTVPVVGGAKLLAEVIRELDTRGVEIDDIGLRRPTLDDVFISLTGHGAGKGEAK, encoded by the coding sequence ATGCCAGGCGCTATTCACGCCGAGGGTCTGGTGAAGACCTTCGGTGACGTAAAGGCTCTGGACGGCGTCGATCTCGACGTACCGGAAGGAACCGTGCTCGGACTGCTCGGCCCCAATGGCGCCGGCAAGACCACCGCGGTGCGCGTGCTCACCACGCTGCTGCGCCCGGACAGCGGGACGGCGGTGGTCGCGGGGGTGGACGTACTCAAGAACCCCAACGAAGTCCGTCGCTCCATCGGGCTGTCCGGCCAGTTCGCCGCCGTTGACGAATATCTGACCGGCCGTGAGAACCTCCAAATGGCCGGCCAGCTCTACCAGATGGGAGCGCGGGAGGCCAAAGCCCGCGCGAGTGAGCTGCTGGAGCGGTTCGGCCTCGCGGATGCGGCCGACCGCACCGCCAAGACGTACTCCGGCGGAATGCGCCGACGGCTGGACCTCGCCGCGGCCCTGGTGGTCAGCCCGCCCGTGATGTTCATGGACGAGCCCACCACCGGTCTGGACCCGCGCAACAGACAGGCGCTGTGGGAGGTCATCCAGGAGCTGGTGGCCGGCGGTACGACGCTGCTGCTGACCACGCAGTATCTGGAGGAGGCGGACCATCTGGCGCATGACATCTGCGTGATCGACCGCGGCCGGGTCATCGCCCGTGGCACCTCCGACCAGCTCAAGGCCCGTACGGGCGGCGAGCGCGTGGAGGTCGTGGTGCATGAGCGCGAGGACATCTCGGCCGCCGAGGAGGTCCTGCGGGTCCTGGGCAAGGGCGAGACGACGGTGCAGGAGCACACCCGTAAGGTCACCGTCCCGGTCGTGGGCGGCGCCAAGCTGCTCGCCGAGGTCATCCGCGAACTGGACACCCGTGGTGTCGAGATCGACGACATCGGGCTGCGCCGCCCGACCCTGGACGACGTATTCATCTCGCTCACCGGCCATGGCGCCGGGAAGGGGGAGGCGAAATGA